A genomic region of Streptomyces sp. NBC_00247 contains the following coding sequences:
- a CDS encoding Lrp/AsnC family transcriptional regulator codes for MLVLDDLDRGLVHALHVNGRAPFTLVAEVLGCSVQTVVRRYRRLHAQAGLRVVALPDPRSSGTHQWFVRLTAATRAAHDIALALARRPDTSWVRLASGGTEIVAVIRTTPAGPDAHALLLRDVPRTAGITSVSAHYLLHTYLGGPSAWRGRVDALDPEQQARLRAEGVSGAGTGSATGAPAHLLTDADRLLLEALRDDARASYADLAGATGSTASTVTRRLAELRARGALFFDVDVDPALLGATVSALLWMQVAPAHLDEVAHALAEHEELAMVVATTGPTNLVAQALCRDTEELHRYLTRKVAWSTIDRIETAPVLRTYKAAATLRSGWG; via the coding sequence ATGCTCGTACTCGATGATCTGGACCGCGGCCTGGTCCACGCTCTGCACGTGAACGGGCGGGCGCCCTTCACACTCGTCGCGGAGGTCCTCGGCTGCTCCGTCCAGACCGTGGTCCGCCGCTACCGCCGGCTGCACGCGCAGGCGGGACTGCGGGTGGTCGCCCTCCCCGACCCGCGCAGCTCAGGCACTCACCAGTGGTTCGTACGGCTGACCGCCGCGACCCGTGCCGCGCACGACATCGCCCTCGCGCTCGCGCGCCGCCCCGACACCTCGTGGGTACGACTGGCCTCCGGCGGCACCGAGATCGTGGCGGTCATCCGCACCACCCCGGCGGGCCCGGACGCCCACGCGCTGCTGCTGCGCGACGTCCCGCGCACCGCCGGGATCACCTCGGTCTCCGCGCACTACCTGCTGCACACCTACCTCGGCGGCCCGTCCGCGTGGCGGGGCAGGGTCGACGCGCTGGACCCCGAGCAGCAGGCACGGCTGCGCGCCGAAGGCGTCTCGGGTGCGGGTACGGGCTCCGCCACCGGGGCGCCCGCCCATCTGCTGACCGACGCCGACCGGCTGCTCCTGGAGGCGCTGCGCGACGACGCGCGGGCCAGCTACGCCGACCTCGCCGGGGCGACCGGCTCGACCGCCTCGACAGTGACCCGCAGACTCGCCGAACTGCGGGCGCGCGGGGCGCTCTTCTTCGACGTCGACGTGGACCCGGCGCTGCTGGGCGCGACCGTCTCGGCGCTGCTCTGGATGCAGGTGGCGCCCGCGCACCTGGACGAGGTCGCCCACGCGCTCGCCGAGCACGAGGAGCTGGCGATGGTGGTGGCCACGACCGGGCCCACCAATCTCGTCGCCCAGGCGCTCTGCCGGGACACCGAGGAACTGCACCGCTATCTGACCCGCAAGGTCGCCTGGAGCACCATCGACCGGATCGAGACGGCACCGGTACTGCGGACCTACAAGGCGGCGGCGACCCTGCGCAGCGGCTGGGGGTGA